A stretch of Campylobacter volucris DNA encodes these proteins:
- the rplL gene encoding 50S ribosomal protein L7/L12 — translation MAITKEDVLEFISNLSVLELSELVKEFEEKFGVSAAPVMVAAGGAAGGAAGGAAEEKTEFDIVLQDGGDKKINVIKVVRALTGLGLKEAKDAVEQTPSVLKEGVSKAEAEEAKKQLEEAGAKVELK, via the coding sequence ATGGCAATTACTAAAGAAGATGTATTAGAATTTATTTCAAATTTAAGCGTTCTTGAGTTATCAGAATTAGTAAAAGAATTCGAAGAAAAATTTGGTGTTTCTGCTGCTCCAGTAATGGTTGCTGCTGGCGGTGCTGCTGGCGGTGCTGCTGGCGGTGCTGCTGAAGAAAAAACTGAATTTGATATTGTTTTACAAGATGGCGGAGACAAAAAAATTAATGTAATTAAAGTTGTTCGTGCTTTAACTGGTCTTGGCTTAAAAGAAGCAAAAGATGCTGTTGAGCAAACTCCATCAGTTCTTAAAGAAGGTGTTAGTAAAGCAGAAGCTGAAGAAGCTAAAAAACAACTTGAAGAAGCTGGTGCTAAGGTTGAGCTTAAATAA
- the rplA gene encoding 50S ribosomal protein L1, translated as MSKNTKRFTELLKKVDANKNYLMDEAITTVKTLASAKFDETVEIALKLNVDPRHADQMVRGSVVLPSGTGKKVRVAVIAKDAKADEAKNAGADIVGSDDLVEEIQKGNMNFDVLIATPNLMGLVGKVGRILGPKGLMPNPKTGTVTMDVAQAVNNAKNGQVNFRVDKQGNIHAGLGKVSFTQEQLKENMVAFIKAINKHKPAAAKGRYIKNASLSLTMSPSLSLDTQELLDTK; from the coding sequence ATGTCAAAAAATACTAAAAGATTTACTGAATTATTAAAAAAAGTTGATGCAAATAAAAATTATTTAATGGATGAAGCAATCACTACTGTAAAAACTCTTGCTTCTGCGAAATTTGATGAAACTGTTGAAATTGCATTAAAATTAAATGTTGATCCAAGACATGCTGATCAAATGGTAAGAGGTAGTGTAGTATTGCCTAGCGGTACAGGAAAAAAAGTTCGTGTGGCTGTTATTGCTAAAGATGCTAAAGCAGATGAAGCAAAAAATGCAGGTGCTGATATAGTTGGTAGTGATGATTTAGTAGAAGAAATTCAAAAAGGTAATATGAATTTTGATGTTTTAATCGCAACACCGAATTTAATGGGCTTAGTTGGTAAAGTTGGTCGTATTTTAGGACCAAAAGGTTTAATGCCAAATCCAAAAACTGGAACTGTTACTATGGATGTAGCACAAGCTGTAAATAATGCTAAAAATGGTCAAGTAAATTTCCGTGTAGATAAACAAGGAAATATCCATGCTGGACTTGGAAAAGTTAGTTTTACTCAAGAGCAATTAAAAGAAAATATGGTTGCTTTTATAAAAGCGATTAATAAACATAAGCCTGCAGCGGCAAAAGGAAGATATATCAAAAATGCTTCTCTTTCTTTAACTATGAGTCCTTCTCTTTCTTTAGATACTCAAGAGCTTCTTGATACAAAATAA
- the rplK gene encoding 50S ribosomal protein L11, with protein sequence MAKKVVGEIKLQIAATKANPSPPVGPALGQQGVNIMEFCKAFNERTKDMAGFNIPVVITVYADKSFTFITKQPPATDLIKKAAGISKGADNPLKNKVGKLTKAQVLEIVDKKIADMNTKDREQAAKIIMGSARSMGVEIVD encoded by the coding sequence ATGGCTAAAAAAGTCGTAGGTGAAATTAAATTACAAATAGCTGCTACTAAGGCTAATCCATCACCTCCAGTTGGTCCTGCTTTAGGTCAACAAGGTGTGAATATAATGGAATTTTGTAAAGCATTTAACGAAAGAACCAAAGATATGGCTGGTTTTAATATCCCAGTTGTTATCACTGTTTATGCTGATAAAAGTTTTACATTTATCACAAAACAACCACCAGCTACAGATTTAATTAAAAAAGCTGCTGGTATAAGCAAGGGAGCTGATAATCCACTTAAAAATAAAGTTGGAAAATTAACCAAAGCTCAGGTTTTAGAAATTGTTGATAAAAAAATTGCTGACATGAACACAAAAGATAGAGAACAAGCTGCTAAAATCATAATGGGTTCAGCTCGTTCTATGGGTGTTGAAATAGTAGATTAA
- the rplJ gene encoding 50S ribosomal protein L10 yields the protein MTKSQKIELVSKLEDSFKASEAVVVCNYKGLHTKKLEELRNNAREMGVKVQIIKNTLASIALKNAGKDGMELKDTNIYLWGEDQLNVSKVADKFSEANPSFEIKTAFIDGEVAAVSKVKALAKMPSRNELLAMLLQVWNAPITNFTIGLNALKNKKESE from the coding sequence ATGACAAAAAGCCAAAAAATTGAACTTGTTTCTAAACTTGAAGATAGTTTTAAAGCTAGCGAAGCTGTTGTAGTTTGTAACTATAAAGGTTTACATACTAAAAAGCTTGAAGAGTTGAGAAACAATGCAAGAGAAATGGGTGTTAAAGTTCAAATCATTAAAAATACTTTAGCAAGTATAGCTCTTAAAAATGCCGGCAAAGATGGAATGGAACTTAAAGATACAAATATTTATCTTTGGGGAGAAGATCAGTTAAATGTTTCAAAAGTTGCTGATAAATTTAGCGAAGCAAATCCATCATTTGAAATTAAAACAGCATTTATTGATGGCGAAGTTGCTGCTGTTAGCAAAGTTAAAGCTCTTGCTAAAATGCCTTCTCGCAACGAGTTGCTTGCTATGCTTTTGCAAGTTTGGAATGCGCCAATTACCAATTTTACAATTGGATTAAATGCATTAAAAAATAAAAAAGAATCAGAATAA